Proteins encoded by one window of Chondromyces crocatus:
- a CDS encoding PilZ domain-containing protein: protein MADDQDQENKAMGRQDERVTINKEFESYDAFISEYVTNISRTGVFIRSKTPLAVGTKVNLRFTVIMDDIETIEGVGEVVRVGDDPPGMGVVFTELSSYSKGLIDKLLTSQRAPGAQLTRPADKPEE, encoded by the coding sequence ATGGCGGACGATCAGGATCAAGAGAACAAGGCGATGGGACGTCAGGATGAGCGCGTCACCATCAACAAAGAGTTCGAGTCGTACGACGCCTTCATCAGCGAGTACGTCACGAATATCTCGCGAACCGGCGTGTTCATCCGCTCGAAGACGCCCCTCGCCGTCGGTACCAAGGTCAACCTCCGCTTCACGGTGATCATGGACGACATCGAGACCATCGAAGGTGTCGGTGAGGTGGTCCGCGTCGGCGACGACCCGCCCGGGATGGGTGTCGTGTTCACCGAGCTGTCGAGCTACTCCAAGGGACTCATCGACAAGTTGCTGACGAGCCAGCGCGCCCCCGGCGCGCAGCTCACCCGTCCGGCGGACAAGCCGGAGGAGTAG
- a CDS encoding riboflavin synthase yields the protein MFTGLVETIGVLRRRAGAPLARALIEGQLGVLVLGDSISVNGACLTVDRITPGGFECDMSPETLERTTLGRLPLGARVHLEPATPLGGRMGGHVVLGHVDGIGRVTATERAGAALRLEVSAPAELARFIAQKGSIAIDGASLTVNAAGEPRGSSFTFDVMLVPHTLGKTLLGELKPGSAVNLEVDVLARYVARQLEVVALQGRSVPTHEGREEADEHVDPDQRILQKLRAAGFA from the coding sequence ATGTTCACCGGGCTGGTCGAGACGATCGGCGTCCTGCGCCGCCGCGCAGGCGCCCCCCTCGCGCGTGCGCTGATCGAGGGTCAGCTCGGCGTTCTGGTGCTCGGCGACTCCATCAGCGTCAACGGCGCATGCCTCACCGTCGATCGCATCACCCCGGGCGGCTTCGAGTGCGACATGTCGCCGGAAACGCTGGAGCGGACGACCCTGGGACGGCTCCCCCTCGGGGCGCGGGTCCACCTGGAGCCTGCGACTCCCCTCGGCGGCCGCATGGGGGGTCACGTCGTCCTGGGGCACGTCGACGGCATCGGCCGGGTGACGGCCACCGAGCGCGCCGGCGCCGCCCTCCGCCTGGAGGTCAGTGCCCCAGCCGAGCTCGCGCGGTTCATCGCCCAGAAAGGCTCCATCGCCATCGACGGCGCCAGCCTGACCGTCAACGCCGCAGGCGAACCACGAGGCTCATCCTTCACCTTCGATGTCATGCTGGTCCCCCACACCCTGGGGAAGACCTTGCTCGGCGAGCTCAAGCCGGGATCCGCGGTGAACCTTGAAGTCGACGTGCTCGCGCGCTACGTGGCGCGACAGCTAGAGGTCGTGGCGCTGCAGGGTCGCAGCGTCCCCACCCACGAGGGGCGGGAGGAAGCGGATGAGCATGTCGATCCTGATCAACGAATCCTCCAGAAGCTACGAGCCGCAGGCTTCGCCTGA
- the ribB gene encoding 3,4-dihydroxy-2-butanone-4-phosphate synthase has product MTQRLTIDGAVLDRVNRGLEQIRAGRMVILVDDEDRENEGDLCMAADLVTPEAINFMAMHGRGLICLTLDEEQVARLELPMMAAPGRGGPPLGTAFTVSIEARTGVTTGISAADRAHTIRVAINPDGRPEDLVTPGHVFPLKARRGGVLVRAGQTEGSVDLARLAGLRTAGVICEIMNDDGTMARMPDLEAFAAKHDLVILTIADLIQYRLQTERFVRRVSEGPVRLDMTGSEWTGIVYEIVGESREFFALVKGNVATPDPILCRVHSGSLIGDLFSSTPADGGSNLREAVTAIEKAGAGVVVYIPPRGELRQEFAQLRSIAAGEPPRVAEAPWTLREFGLGAQVLADLGVRQIRLLTNSQRKIAGLTGFGLEVVERVPLYSVHGNA; this is encoded by the coding sequence ATGACACAACGGCTGACGATCGACGGCGCCGTGCTCGACCGGGTGAACCGCGGTCTCGAGCAGATTCGCGCTGGGCGCATGGTCATCCTCGTCGACGACGAGGACCGCGAGAACGAAGGCGACCTCTGCATGGCCGCCGATCTGGTGACGCCCGAGGCCATCAACTTCATGGCCATGCACGGGCGCGGCCTGATCTGCCTCACCCTCGACGAGGAGCAGGTCGCACGCCTCGAGCTGCCGATGATGGCTGCCCCGGGTCGCGGAGGCCCACCCCTCGGCACCGCCTTCACCGTCAGCATCGAAGCCCGGACCGGTGTCACCACCGGCATCAGCGCCGCCGACCGCGCCCACACGATCCGCGTCGCGATCAACCCCGATGGAAGGCCCGAGGACCTGGTGACCCCGGGCCACGTCTTCCCCCTCAAGGCCCGCCGCGGCGGTGTCCTCGTCCGCGCCGGCCAGACCGAAGGCTCTGTCGACCTCGCGCGCCTCGCCGGCCTCAGGACTGCGGGCGTCATCTGCGAGATCATGAACGACGACGGCACCATGGCCCGCATGCCGGACCTCGAAGCCTTCGCTGCGAAGCACGACCTGGTCATCCTCACCATCGCCGACCTGATCCAGTACCGCCTCCAGACCGAGCGCTTCGTGCGCCGCGTGAGCGAAGGCCCCGTGCGCCTCGACATGACCGGCTCCGAGTGGACGGGCATCGTCTACGAGATCGTTGGCGAGTCGCGCGAGTTCTTCGCCCTCGTGAAGGGCAACGTCGCCACCCCCGATCCCATTCTGTGCCGCGTCCACAGCGGCTCCCTCATCGGCGACCTCTTCAGCTCCACCCCCGCGGACGGCGGCTCCAACCTGCGCGAGGCCGTCACCGCCATCGAGAAGGCCGGCGCCGGCGTCGTCGTCTACATCCCCCCGCGCGGTGAGCTCCGGCAGGAGTTCGCGCAGCTCCGCAGCATCGCCGCCGGCGAACCGCCCCGTGTCGCGGAGGCCCCCTGGACCTTGCGTGAGTTCGGCCTCGGCGCCCAGGTCCTCGCCGACCTCGGCGTCCGCCAGATCCGCCTCCTCACCAACAGCCAACGCAAGATCGCGGGCCTCACGGGCTTCGGCCTCGAGGTCGTCGAACGCGTCCCGCTCTACTCCGTTCACGGCAACGCTTGA